The Cicer arietinum cultivar CDC Frontier isolate Library 1 chromosome 1, Cicar.CDCFrontier_v2.0, whole genome shotgun sequence genome contains the following window.
ACTACAATGTAAAGTCCATGACCCTAATTTCGTTGGCTATATTTAGATCTTATAATTTCATGCTCGTCTATAAACAATATTTCAacattttatcaatatttatttagtcAACAGGCAACAGCTAATTACTATCAGTTAGCCTACTACTACAGGACACTAATAAACAGGAAAAAAGACTGACTATTTACCTCTGGAGGAATAAATACAGGAAGATTCTGGTCTTTTCTTCTTTTGAGAAATTTGGATCCAAAATTTTCAACGCCTCCAATATCATCAATCCACtaaaactcatcacaaatttgtATATCATTAGCAGCAATCTTTGTGAGAAAAAAGTATATGTAGATAGCTAAGAAATATAATGGCAGTTGTCAACTTTCATTGTTGAAATGTTTATTGCTATTTATGTTGTTTAGTCGTATTAGTCAAACATTTTGACTTGGGAAACACATTCCCTTGGTTATTTATAAATCAATGTTAAATAAAATGCAAGGTTTTAGAAATTTACACATTCAGGGTTCTCTCTCTAGACCATTTATCTTTGTGTGATATCAGAACCGTTTATGATCAAATGGTGAGAAGTTCAACTTATGCTTccaaatttcataattaaactaaattccATTACAAGGTACAATGAGCATGTGCTTTATCATGCTTAAAGCCTTTTCTTGCACGAGAGGGTTGTATTGGATAATAGAAACTGTTCTTGCTCAAGGATTCTTGTCGATTGTTACCCTGTTGGAAAAAACCATGGATCAAAATGTCAAATGTCTACTTGGACAGAGAAAGCCACCATCAAACACTGGGAAGTATCGGGGACTTTTAGCAACTTGAACTAGCTCATTGGCATTAAACCTGCCATCTCCTTTGTGCATTCATGACTGGTACTCCAGTACTACACATGCACGGAGATCAGAGAGCATGCTATTTTAGCTATAACTTATACTAGACATAAGGTGCTTGCATTAATACAGCCTGAGAGAGCTCACACCCTAGATCCTTTTTCTCAACAATCACATTGCTGATTGGGAAACCATGGACTGGTAAACTCTAAAGACATAACAAAAGGGACGGAGTAGGCAAATGTGGTATTAGTTTGTCTATGCGAGTTATTCCAACTAATTTTTCCTTACATTTCCAGTACGGTTTTAAGTACATAATGAGCAACTGACAGGGAATTCTTTTGAAGCAGATTTTGTTCAACCCCTACAAAAGCATCTCAGATGATGGGTGATGAATAATTTCTTTAGTGCAAAATGAATGATATCCAAGAGtcacataacaaaatattttgtcTCAATATATCTTCTGCTTATCCTTTCTTCTTTTTGGTATCATTAAGTTGTCTTGGTTAATCAAAACCCACCAATAATATTTAACCACATATAAACAATAACTGTAATAAAAAACTAGAATTTTTCCATATGGAAATGGAAAGTCAGATAGATCAGTAAGATATTAATGTAAACTAAGGTAGGTATCTGCATACctttaaaatagatttgtcatATGTACGCGATCTTAGAGCTCCATAAAAGTCCAATGCTACCAATATCAAAATAAGAGTGCTTTTGTTAAAGTTTTGGAATCTACATtacaaattttttagattttttgtttaaatttttgaaaaaacaaaatgaaaaagcaAACAAACTTCTGCTTGTTTTTGAGTAGCTTTTGactaaaaaagttatttttataatcataaaagtaaaaaatagtttttagtttcataaaaaatatttaaaaatcaattactTGTTTACACCACattaaaatcacttttaaaaatatcaaaataaatggGCCCTAAATGAGAAAAGACCTGATATCAAACACATGACACATTCCAATCTCTATCCTCGGTACAAATTTGGTAAACGAGGAAAATAAGTTATTTAAGATAAGGAATGAAAGTGATAAAAGAAGGGTACTCTACAGGCAACATAAGTCACAGATAATAAGCATGCTGCATGGAATAAAATAGGCAGCATGAAATATAAATAAGCAACTGCAAACATTTTCTATTGTACTACttaatttatttagaataataaaatatactttCTTACTACTCATGTTTTAAcaacataacaaataaatagaacCTTTCTGGACCTACGACATACAGATACGTACCTTGATTAGGGAAAGTGTCCACAATTTTTTCAACTTCATCCCTAGATATGCCATCTTTCTCATACATTCGGTGAACAATATTCAGTATATCTTCACGGATGGGCTGCCTGTCCCACATATACAGACAACATTTTAGGGAAGAGTGACATAGTTTACCTAGTTTTGTGAAATCAAATATTTCAGATTCAGAGTCATTACATTAGCAATGCGATAAATGATGCAATCATGTTCAAACATAGCTTTATCAATAACATCAATCATGAAATTTCCTCCCACAATACTATGTAAAACTTCAACTAAAACCTATTATCCAACTACGCACCTGGCAAAAACTATCTTAATTAAAATTCACGAATGGTAAGTATAATAATCCTAGAATAAGACAGATGACAATTTACCAGTAAAATTTATCCATCCTTCCATCACGTATTAGTGGAGCATAAATAGTTGAAAGATCATTCCCTGTTACAATGACTGGAATTCTGTTTGTGACATCTGATTCTCGCCAATCTTGACCAACACTAACTCTTGTGGGATTGTCCGATAGATTCATAAGAGTCCCAACAACAATTTGGTTGTTGACTGTCATTTGAGTATTCCCTGTATAAAATGGAAAAATGATGCTCAATAAGGATTGACCAAATAGATGAAACACTAGGAGACGTGATGCGACACACGCGCGCGcacacacacaaacacacataataCAGCGTAATTAACAAAAAAGGGGATGtggaataaaaaatttaaataatttttttcttcggTCTAATCAGATGTTAGCTTACCAAATCTACCAAGGCCAGCATCGATGTCATTGATCATTAAACAGCTCATCTTTCCCTGCATCAGGAAAACAAATCTAGACTTCATCAGCAGATTAAGGAAATGCAGTATATATTGCTCTAAAGGTTAAACTGGTTTAAACTATTTCATCCAGAATAGAATGTGAGCATGGGACACATCAACCTTCAGTATACCATCACTTAAGTGTTTTCAGACATAGACCAGGCAATGATGCAGGATAGGAGGTTGGGCTGTCCTTTCTTTGTGAGTTGAATTCCATTTAGAATAACTATAAATTAGTATGTTAGTGTTGAGTTCAAGATGTCTGATGCCTTAAGACCCCATGTTTTGATAAATCCAAAACACTCCATGAGTTGATGAAGTTACAAGGGTATTATCTACACTAAGTCAGCTAACAACGTGTAAGACCTCTTAATAGTAtggttataatattattaggcAGCAGTTATGTATTAGGCACCAGTTACATTATTAGACAGTTATTGAACAAATAGGAAAATAGAAGGAAAAGTCAGTAGGCATTTTATTTTGGGATTCGATATTGATTGGGAGAGACCAAACTCTCAAATTCTTGGAAGAGAGAAACCAAGACTCTTGAATTTCTTGGATAGGAAGTGTTTATCTTAATTTTCCGTTGTTTTCTCTCGTATAATCATGTAAACAAGATTTCTTGTAATCCAAATTCTGGCCATAGTAACCAGAATTGTTCAATAAAAgttgtttatttcttttaaatttctaTATTTGGTACGGGCTTCAATCACAATGTCAGTCAATGTCCTAAATCGTCCATCGTAATTCTCTGATGATATCATATGAAGAAAAGACGATAGGCATGTCAACAAGTAACACAATTGATCCCTACAAGGGAATATAATTGATAGCAAGAGTTCAAGGATAAGGTGTGTTGAGGAAGATGCCTAATACAATAAGAGAAATCGATTCTAGAAAAGAAATCTTTGAGCAACGCATGTGATAGCACTTTAAAATGAAAGACGAAAAAAGGGAATCTAGGTTGTCATGCCTATGGTCTAATCAATTCTAGGGAAGTACTTCAACAACTTTTCTACTAAACTGTTGTACACCAGCTGCAATTGCACAACTTTTGACAAGGATGACATCAACATCCATTTGTGTTAGTTGATACTCAACGTTCAAATTCAAAAGAACCCAACGTGACTAAAGTATTTCTGTCTTAGAAGCTCTTcagaaacacaattcaactcccTTTTAGCGTTATTTAGTGTTTCAATATGCAAATATCAAATGTCACCAAATTTAACGATAGGCTGGGGAAAAAATGCAGGTAGGGGGAGGATGCAGAAAAATACATAGAATGCAGAACAATTTTTGGGTGATCAGTATCAAAAGCCTCTATTAGCTTAAACTGAGGCACAAATGTTAGTTCCTTCAAAATGGATCTGATTAGGATTATTTCCTGCATACAACATAGGGAATGTAAAGTCAAGTAAGTTCAATTTGGAAATACATGTTTGATTTTAAACTGTTTCTGAAGTTGTCTTTCatgataacaatttttttttacttatttccAGTCTCTTCATGGAAATTATGGCTTAATGCAACATTTACATCATACTTTACCAAGAAATGTTCTATTTCTTTGGATGATTGGAATATTATCTTATTCAAAGGCAAAGATGTATAATTAATCGCATAAAGTAATatattaacatcaaaatcacgACATACTGAAAAGTTTAAAACTCCTAACTTGATTCTGGACCACTTGAGAAGCTGTTCTATAGCGTTCACGAATCAATCTTCCTGGCTCTCCTATAAATGGAAATTAGTATGATGATGCATTTCTATCAGTTAAACATATTGTgcatataaatatatgtgaatCAAACTTAAAGAAACTATACATGAGAGCATAAATATTAAATCCATTGTAACAGTAAAAAAACAAAGGGgaaataaacattaaaattaaattaaataaaaatcacaagaattaatgaaaatagaCATGTTTTGTTCACTATCTCTATCACTTATTATTTCCTTGAAAGAATTATGCTTATAGAAGCAAACAGCTTACCAGCTCTTTCTGACTCTAGCTCCCCAGCAGACATAATTACAGGTTCAACTCCCAAGGCCTGAAATATAAGTTCTGTTTGAAATGATTTCCCTTGCCCTTTACCTCCCCAAATACCTGGAAGAAAGTGaaatgtgaaaataaaagtaatttcttGAACTTTTCTACATGCATTTAGAATCATAGATTATACATGAAGCCTGAAGATTTCATAGCAGCATATCTTTACTTTCACTTTTTTGGCCTGATTacaattgaaatcaccattcgTGTGAAAGTCAATATCAATTACATTTAAGACTAAGAGATAGATTCAGATTTTTTAACAGATCTCACTAGCAACAGGTGAGAAGGAACTTTAGTACTTTATAAGTACAAATTTGTGAAAAATACTCAAAAATTAATCTATGGTAAtcgttttttactttttatagtGTTTTAGATAATCTACTTAAAAACTAATTTGTTGTTCGGTTTGAAAATTATACCTAGAATTAAAGGAACTTTAGTATTGAGGATATGAGCAATGTAGTTCTTCACAATGTGACATACTGCATTGAGAGAGAAAAGTTAGAATAATGTGAATCAAACATAAGTAAAAGGGAAACCTGGTATAGTACTGATAGTGAATGCATGTTGCACAACACGTTGTTCAGAATGAGCGATTTTGAGGGAAATTACCAACTTTGTCCTGTGAAAGGAAAGTGAAGAGAATGAGAAAAAGAGAATATCTGAAACAAGTAAGataatagtagtagtagtagtataGGGGAAATTGGTTACCATGAAAAGAGGTGCGATGTAATAATCTCCCTGAAGGTATTGAAAGGATCTGGTGACTTTCTGACGATAATCAAACACAATGTCCGCTGAACAAGAAAATATACAAATGATTACATGTGTATGTATGTATGCATAAGAATAAGAAAGAGAGAAGAGAGGTAATAGTAATGGATTACAGTCTTTGCCGAGAAAATTGCCGGCAAAAAGATCATCGATGAGGCCGGAACGCTGACCAACGGCGATGTTCATGTTATCAGCTTCTTTACCGAGCCTGTACAGATAGTCTTTACCCTCACCATCCTTCGCTTCCCACGAAGACTGCTCTGAtaacctcttcttcttcttcttgttaacttcatcattattattacagCATCGAACACAGAATTGGGGTTTGAATGAATTTGAAAGGCACTCTATCTTCCGTGTTGGAACCAATAACGGTACTAATAATAATACCTTCGCCATCTCATCTCATCTCTTCTGTCCATTACCCGCCATATAACATCTTCCACTCAATCCAAATCATATTCACTCATTATCTTTTCTCcattattcaatatatatattttttctttattttttatattagctTAAATTCTATCTAAAAAATGTTAgtctttcattcatttttttaactaattttcaaataatatttggtttcaaaatcctaaaatttatattttatattttattttaaattaaaaaatagagaaatctTTATTAATCATacactattaattattttataattgtcttcttcttcttctttatcttttactttttatttttgtcttttatctattttaaaatttatattagtcatttattttgtttaaactgATAAATTAACTAACATTTTCTTCAAAGTAAAGATGCATTAGCAAAGAAACAAACAATAAAGTTATAATGTATCATGTTAACAGTGATAACAAATGAGCTACAACGAtctcaataaaaaatttgtgcATTCATGAAAGATAGAGTGGTGAGATATTTGAATGGAACTCTTGTAATCAAAATACATATGTACAagtctaaaaatatatatttcatataaaaaaagcAATCACACAATCAAACTATTTAGTATTGGTGAATGTCATAGTAAGATAATCAATTTttgtagattttttatttttctagaaataagagaattttaaaaaatatataaaactttttagtAAACTTGCGATAATAAGACATCGCCCCATCAGCATGAAAGTAAGACTAAGGAGTATAGTACTCTTTTGAAATTGGATAGGGGAAAAGAATACTATAGTCCATTATCGTAAGGAACACCTCTGGAGGGAATCCAAGAGTCAGCATCTAAGAGATAGGAAGCAGTGAAAGGTAGTGCTTGATTTGGATGGGTAAGGAGTGTTACACCAGGCCAATCCACTCTACCATAAGTGTTAGAACCAGGCCCAACATTCTGAAACTCCACATAGGTGACCTTATCGGTGGGCTGGCCCGGCATCTCTTCCCAACCTTTAGGATCCACCATGGAGTCTATGTAAGATTGTAATATAGCAACTGTTGAATAGGCCCTCCATGGACGACCCAAGGTGGCATACACCTCTGATTTTCTGTCCTCATCCTCAGGTGACATGCTGAAATTGCAACGTTGGAATGTGAAACCTGTGTTCTCATATGGATCCTCACGTGACTGAGCGGTGAATGTCACGTACTGTCGATAGCGTGCGTAAACCATACAATCTTGAAATACCGCAGCAGCGTTGCCGTAGATGAAGTCGACGGTGCCGTAGATATCACAATTTTTGTAAAACTGTCTACCGGAAACCGCCCACAAAGTGTCTTGGAATCCTTGGATGGAGCATTGAAAGAATACGCTATTGTTTGCTTCGTTCCGAACGGCCACTGCAGCGCTTGCATCTAGCCCTGCCGAGTTCACAAATCCCATGTTTTGTGCCATAAATCCTTCTCCACGGATGTCTGCGCCCACATTTCCATTCAAACATTCGTTCATTAATTAATCACTCCAATAATAGATTCATTCTCTCAAAAATACACTATTCATTCATATACTTCTATCTTTTTAATTGGATTTTACGATTTTATCAAATCTTATCATGCTTCTGCCAGAGTGGATTGTAAGTGAGTATAAAAGCATGCATACCTATGGTGGAACCATTTTGGTGAGCAAGTATAATTGTGTGGTTTGGACCATCTCCTAGGAGCTTAATATTAATCTTGTGAGGTGGAATGAGAATGTACTCTTCATAAATGCCTGCTAAAACGTGAATTGTGTAAAGTTCGGGATTCAAATCCGGGGCATTCGCGATAGCTTCACCCACGGTTGTATAATTTCCACTGCTCCCATCTTTGGAtactataatattattattagtaccACTACCAagggagaagaagaagaagaacactAAGGCGTGCATGAAACTTGATTTTCCTTCGCTTTTGCGTGTGTATATAcggaatatatatatttaattaatgaattgTTGAGTAGTACCATTTTTCCTGGCTGCATGCTTtcagcatatatatatattcgaaAACGGTTATTAGCTGAACCTCTTCTTACCTTCACAGGAATTCGAAGAGTAAGGTTGGCGCGCGCGGGGGTCCAAACAACTAACAATTTTTGACCATTCACTCGTACCAAACACACACACTAGCTCTATAATACTAATACTTATGCCACATAGAGCTTCTATTTTCTTTCTACATAAAAGAATTAGGGAATAATCCAATTAATATAAGTAGTAAtgattcaaaaacttaattaaattgcatcatattaataaatttttaactataatCTGTTTCGAACTAGTTTTTcgaaaaaataagtttaaaattcttttgatgaaaaatttttggaaaaagaatttcaaaattcttttgacaatttttttcgAAATCTTTCTCGagaaaatttagtaaaaaagttttaattattatttgaaaaaaatatcaaaaaatatcaattaaattttttaattttcattcatAAGTTTCGAttttcaattaagattttttgttGAGTAGTAcaattttagagaaaatattttttgattttttgtcgacaattttcaattttttatttttttgaaaaacaaagttttaatattttctgaagaaaaaaaacaaatttcaaaagttttctaaaaaaatcttaattgaagttaaaaaagttttaaaataattaaactaattattaaattaattttagttaactaatttattttaaatatgtaataCAATTCATAAACCattaattgatttgatttttttatacattgcaatataatttataatataatttaattaattatatattttgcacACACACCCTGTGAATTAATCAATATGTTTTTGGGAGGTGCCAGCTAGCTGAAAAGTGCGTTGATAagcttaattataattaaagaattGAGAAATGCTCTGCTCtggtattaattatttatgttacaAGTAGAAAAGCCGTTGGTAATGAACTCCTCATTTGTGAAGACGTTAACAAGTAGTAGTATTGATGACATTAATTTGCGGTCCTTATATCATCTAAATTACtactagttttataaattaacttaaactatttatttaattaagcaTCCCTTGTGTTAAAATGAAACATCTCCTATAGAAGTAGGCTTCTATCGACTGCAAATGATCCTGGATAATATGTTTTGGTAAAGAATATTAATTTGTAGAATTATAAGTTGTTGGAAGGCGTTTGGTCCAATCCATTTATTGTGATAGAGACCCCACCCCGTCCGTCCAAGTGAAGTGGTAGATCGATTAGAAACATAATTGGAGTTTGTTTGTGAAGAGAATGGGCCGCAATGAGAAATAGAGGAAGAGGCCCATGTGAAGAAAAGCGGGAAATGATGATGGTGAGTTGCGCGCGGTAGGTGAATTAAGGATAAGAAGAAGACAGAGGTCCATtggaatatgatataatatatgatgAAATTGAGGTAGGTAGTAAGGTCACCGAATAGCAGCATAGCGTCCTTCTAATTAGGATTGTGTTTTTGGTTGAATTGAACCCACTAACTCACTCACTCATGACTCTAAGTAATGTTAAAAGTTAACCCACCCCACCAAggaaaataaatgaattgagtAGGGAGGGAGAGTTTCAATTTTCAACATCCATCCATCAACACATACCTAAAGTAAAGTAAAAACGCTAAACCACTCACATTGCACCTCACCAACTATCTAATCTCCCCTTCACCAACTTTGACGTGGAACTTCCATCTGTGCCCCACACACATTTCAATAATATCGAATTTGCCCCTCACCAACAACAATTGCGGAGCCGTAATCCCTTGCTATTATAAACATAaacatgatgatgatgattaaaCAATGCAAAGAAGCTAGTTGAGTTGTGTCGTGTCGGGGTTCCATTCCAAATAGTATTTCATTCATCTCAACAAGTTGTTAGATAGATTGaactcattttcattttattaagtcAATGGCGCTGgaagaagaaaaggaaataatTTTCAGGTCGAAGCTTCCAGATATATACATCCCAAACCACCTTCCCCTCCATTGTTATTGTTTTGAGAACCTCTCAGAATATGGTTCACGTACTTGTCTCATTAATGCACCCACCGGAACACACTACACCTATTCCGACGTACAACTCACCTCTCGTAGAGTAGCCTCCGGTCTCCACAATTTGGGAGTCCAACAAGGTGACGTCATCATGATCCTCCTCCCCAATTCCCCTGAATTTGTCTTCTCCTTTCTTGCCGCTTCTTATCTAGGTGCCATAGCCACCGCCGCCAATCCCTTCTTCACGGCGGCAGAAATTGGTAAGCAAGTAAAAGCCTCCAACGCCAAGTTGCTGATAACACAAGCATGTTACTACCAAAAAGTGAAGGCGTTGTTGAAGGTGGAGAGTGAGGATGATGAtgtgataaataataataataataataagaagaagaagaagaaggtggTGTTGGTAGACTCTCTCTCTAACgtggatgatgatgatgacgacGACGATGTTGAGGTGCATTATTTCTCAAGTGTAAGCGAGGGTGACGAGAATGAAGTGGGAGAAGTGAAGATAGAAGGTGATGACGTGGTGGCTCTTCCGTATTCATCAGGAACAACAGGTCTACCAAAAGGTGTGATGTTAACACACAAAGGATTGGTGAGTAGCATAGCACAGCAGGTGGATGGAGAGAATCCAAATCTATATTACACATGCGATGATGTCATACTCTGTGTGCTTCCTCTGTTTCACATTTACTCTCTCAACTCTGTTTTGCTATGTGGACTTAGAGCCAAATCTACCATTCTTCTCATGCCAAAATTCGAAATCAATGCCTTCCTTACTCTCGTTCACAAACATCGAGTCACTGTTGCACCTGTTGTTCCACCCATTGTATTGGCAATTGCTAAATCACCAGATCTTCAAAACTATGATCTCTCTTCAATTAGAATATTGAAATCCGGGGGTGCTCCACTTGGTAAAGAACTCGAACATACTGTAAGGGCCAAATTCCCCAACGCAATTCTTGGACAGGTACCTACCTacattcattcttttttttttatatatatattttttgttatagacTCCAAACCTGTATCTACAATTCAAAACTGTTGCACCAAATCAGATATAGTATAAGATCATGACGCAATCAAAAATGAGTTATGTATGCAGCTAGCTACAAATAACACTCGTGTTGGACCGGTCGATATAAGACAAAATAGATTGCGTTTATTCATATACTAGTGCTATTTAGTACCCAAAAAATACTACAAAGAT
Protein-coding sequences here:
- the LOC101490199 gene encoding ribulose bisphosphate carboxylase/oxygenase activase, chloroplastic — translated: MAKVLLLVPLLVPTRKIECLSNSFKPQFCVRCCNNNDEVNKKKKKRLSEQSSWEAKDGEGKDYLYRLGKEADNMNIAVGQRSGLIDDLFAGNFLGKDSDIVFDYRQKVTRSFQYLQGDYYIAPLFMDKVVCHIVKNYIAHILNTKVPLILGIWGGKGQGKSFQTELIFQALGVEPVIMSAGELESERAGEPGRLIRERYRTASQVVQNQGKMSCLMINDIDAGLGRFGNTQMTVNNQIVVGTLMNLSDNPTRVSVGQDWRESDVTNRIPVIVTGNDLSTIYAPLIRDGRMDKFYWQPIREDILNIVHRMYEKDGISRDEVEKIVDTFPNQALDFYGALRSRTYDKSILKWIDDIGGVENFGSKFLKRRKDQNLPVFIPPEQTADALLESGYSLLKEQQLIMETKLSKEYMKNIED
- the LOC101490844 gene encoding 4-coumarate--CoA ligase 1, translating into MALEEEKEIIFRSKLPDIYIPNHLPLHCYCFENLSEYGSRTCLINAPTGTHYTYSDVQLTSRRVASGLHNLGVQQGDVIMILLPNSPEFVFSFLAASYLGAIATAANPFFTAAEIGKQVKASNAKLLITQACYYQKVKALLKVESEDDDVINNNNNNKKKKKKVVLVDSLSNVDDDDDDDDVEVHYFSSVSEGDENEVGEVKIEGDDVVALPYSSGTTGLPKGVMLTHKGLVSSIAQQVDGENPNLYYTCDDVILCVLPLFHIYSLNSVLLCGLRAKSTILLMPKFEINAFLTLVHKHRVTVAPVVPPIVLAIAKSPDLQNYDLSSIRILKSGGAPLGKELEHTVRAKFPNAILGQGYGMTEAGPVLTMSLAFAKEAVNVKAGACGTVVRNAEMKIVDPETGHSLPRNQSGEICIRGHQIMKGYLNDREATERTIDKEGWLHTGDIGYIDEDDELFIVDRLKELIKYKGFQVAPAELEALLLSHPKISDAAVVPMKDEAAGEVPVAFVVRSNGYTDLTEDQIKQFISKQVVFYKRINQVFFIDAIPKSPSGKILRKDLRAKLAAPLPN
- the LOC101490520 gene encoding pectinesterase-like, producing the protein MHALVFFFFFSLGSGTNNNIIVSKDGSSGNYTTVGEAIANAPDLNPELYTIHVLAGIYEEYILIPPHKINIKLLGDGPNHTIILAHQNGSTIDIRGEGFMAQNMGFVNSAGLDASAAVAVRNEANNSVFFQCSIQGFQDTLWAVSGRQFYKNCDIYGTVDFIYGNAAAVFQDCMVYARYRQYVTFTAQSREDPYENTGFTFQRCNFSMSPEDEDRKSEVYATLGRPWRAYSTVAILQSYIDSMVDPKGWEEMPGQPTDKVTYVEFQNVGPGSNTYGRVDWPGVTLLTHPNQALPFTASYLLDADSWIPSRGVPYDNGL